The DNA segment GCTCATGGGCTGCGGAGGCCTCACCTCCCTGGCAATggcaccaaaaacttgttcggaTCCCTGTACTACTTGTTATTTTGGATGCGAAATCTAACCGGTAAGTGTACCGAGTCGtgcaagtaataataaaacggtaagaatcgagtatcaaactcagggAATTAGTTTCATTTGGTGAAATTTCATTCAATAAACAGGCATTTGTACAAAGAATCAATAATCATGAATCAAAGCAAGAGTGTATTCTATTCTAATGATTAATTACAACAAATATGAGCAAGTGGGTGttaaaatagataattaaaagcgttgggtcctcctactgagttacttgatgcaattaaggGCTTTTCTCTATTTAAAGATGTTCATGCGTTCTATGCTGGGGACAACACTCCCAAACATCGATGTCTCGCATGCAAggactaattctaattaaacctcATTCTCGGATGTCTCGTCGAACTTAGCTTAACCGAACAACATTAGGCTCACAacataataaaactaaattaccgCACTCCGTGTCCAGACATACGATAACCTGGCCCATTCTATCCATTTCTAAGGATGtagtacattttccaatgctaaagctcctaactttacatacaaatgggtgatcaagccacaagcatgcagtGATTAAGAACAAatagaaacattgaacacataaaaacaacttcaaatagATAGGGTAAGAATTTACATCAAATACACAGCAGAATTTCCCAACAAAGGGGTTTAGCCTTCCATCACAAGGCATCACCTTTCACAAGCAGAAAGAGGGTTTTCAGaggtggtggggatgtctcctccacctctagaaacctagAAATCACTCCTAAACCTAAGATCCTCCCAAAAGCTAAGGTTTTTGCTTCCTTGCTTTGTTTTGCGCCTTTGTTCTCTGTTCTTCGCACTCTATCCGCCAAGCTCTCCACTCTGATCTCatttcaggcttaaaaaggACTTTCTGACCTCGAaagcgcttagcgcgagtaagtgaattttggctcAGTGAGCCAAGCGCTCTAAGCGCCAGAATAGACAGATGACTCGCTGGGTGAGCCGATGATGCGCTGAGCGCGTGCTTGCGTGGCAGATgatactcgctaagcgcatggtctaggcttagcgagacaacaaCTACTACACCTTCCCATTATTCTCCTTTTTATCTGAAATTGAAGTGAGAtttacattaatttcatgcgGAAAGTATCTATCGAGCAAAGATTAAactaaacaagaaaatatttacaatcctacaaaaagaaccataaattggggaaaatatatacattttggaaaacttttctatacaaaagttagtcgtagaTGGCGACTAACAGGTATCTTAATTTCAATGATACTATTACGTCCTTTGGATTTAAGGATAACACTGCTGATCGGTGTATatatctgaaggtcagtgggagcaaatttatacttcttattttgtatgttgatgacaCCTTGCTTGCTACTAATGATCTTGGTCTATTAAGTGAGACTAAGAAGTTTCTCTCTAAcaactttgaaatgaaagatatagGTGAGGCAGACTATGTGATAGGAATTGAAATATTCCATGATAGATCACAAGAATTGTTAGGCTTGTCTCAGaaatcatatattaataaagttttagagAGATTCATAATGGATAAATGTTCAGCATCTCCCATTCCAACAcagaaaggagacaaatttagtcttaTGCAATGTCCAAAGAATGATATGGAACGAAAATAGATGGAAAATATTCCTTATGCATTTGCTGTTGGGAGTCTGATATATGGTCAAACATGCACAAGGCCAGATATTATCTTTGTAGTTGGTATGCTTGGTAGATACCAAAGTAATCCAGGATTGGATCATtggaaagctgcaaagaaaTTCTTAAGGTACTTGCAAGGAAAAAAGGATAACATGCTTACTTATAGGAGATTCAGTCATCTTGAGGTGATTGGATATACAGATTCAAACATGGAGGCTGAATTTGTGGCATGCTTTAAGGCTACAGTTGATAGTATTTCAAGACTTGGAGTAGTTGATAGTATTTCCAAGCCGCTGAAAATTTGTTTTGATAATACCGTAGTTGTCttcttttctataaaaaaaatgacagataTGCTAAAggtgctaagcatatggaaTTGAAATGCTTTGTCGTTAAAGAAGAACTTTAGAAACAtagagtgtcaatagaacatattagcactAATCTAATGATTGCTGACCCTTTATACCGCCCAAAGTATTTACTGGCCATGTAGTAAATATAGACATTATGTCTGCTAGTGAATAttgaatgttattattattaataaagtcTATTTGACACTTTGAGCTCATTATTGTGTaagtttatgaaatttatgttttCTACTTTATGTGTATATGCATGCAAATTATGATgtagaaaatatattatgtttttgttaatGAAAGAATGACTTTTGTTTGGACCCATTATGAACTTGTGATTTTACAGTCATATTAAAGAGAAGGATAATATAGTAGTACAGGGAAGATAATATGTTGATTAATTGACATGTAACCTCCATGACTCATTATTTTCCAtctttaattatgattaatgatgAAGCCaatttatttaaagtattttaatgtGCGTTATGATTTATGTAATTATTAAATCATGAAGTGTTATGGCATCACAAGAGTCAAGTGAGAGAATGTTAGAATAATGTGATTCATGTGAATTAAGGGCCTaaactttatttaataaaataaagggaCTTATTAGCAAATATGAGAAGTTAATAAACTTCTAATAAACTTATGGGAAGTTAATAAACTTCTTATAACTAACTTGATGGAAGTTggttaataaaaggaaaaagattcTATCTCTGCCATAAGCGTTTTCCTCTAATTATCATCAGGAACGTgagagaaaagtaaaagaagaaaagagatagattggGACAAAGAAGATTGAAAAACTTATGTATTTCATAGATCAAGGTTAGTTCTACTTATTTTCAAACTGTATGAGGGAATTATAGATTCTAATGTCCTTAGAATAAGTTATAGATTCATTGAACATAAGTGTATGGAATGTATAACTAATAGGATCGACCTTCTTTGAACAATTATTatactcaattaaaaaaaaaactcatttttcttattgatcaattaaatatttgagaaaaccatgtggtaaaaaaaatgcaaagataTCAAAAGTTAAGCTAAGCATTATCTTAGTCTTGTATGTGAGGAAAAGGAACAAGAGAACATAAGTGAATTGAAGCAGACGAAAGGAACAAGATGTATCAACCAATTGAGTTAGATTTCCTGGGTAGACATTAAATTACTAAAACAAGcctaaaatgaattaattagaacaaataagaaaattttctgTATATTCACAATTTAAACTTGCACATGTAACTTCCACATAGTTCCATTCATTTTCAAAAAGCACCTCATACACATGTAGATTAGAAGATACGTATGATCCCATCCCATCAAGAACATGACACAATCAAGGGAACATTTATTGCCATTAATGAACatgggatgaaaaaaaaaatccagatCCATTATCCATAGGTgcaataagaagaaaaagaacttTGTCAGGGGAGTTAGTACCAAACCAAAAAGAACTTGAAGGTCCCTTTGCTTTGGTGATTGAACCACTATATATTACTCCTGGCAAATGATAGAGTGTTTCCAGCCTCATGCAGATCCTGTAATTAGTTATAAAGGAATTCATAAGCTTGTCAACGTTAAGTACACTACatattattaaatcaaatgCATTAAGAACAGGACATAAACTGATTTAGGAACATGCTTATACATAATACATGAGGAAGTCAAGGATATGCAGTCTCTTGCCAATAAATGTTTTCAGTATGATTGACTCCCTCTAATTTCCAAAAGATGCTCGTAACAAGTCGCatctttaaaaattgaaattcttttatacaTTCATGAATTCTGAAATTATTATCAATCAGTCTAAATCTTTCACATGAACAAACTGCATGAAaccttttgaaaaaataataaatggttGCATCCTTAGGCACAAAGCCGTTCTACCTTTGAAGATACTGTTGAACCCGCTTTTTCTTCACCTTCTTCCTCACTACTACAAAGCGTGCTTTTTACATCGGTCAAAAatgacattctacatcggtggtCAACCAATGTAGAATACGATGTCGTTTTTAGTGTTATCTTTCAACATCGTTCCAAAATTCACCGTTGTAGAAATACTAcgttttctacatcggtcctAAGCCCACCACCGTCTTTGAAAAGTATTTATTGAAGACGTTGATGGATTCAAAACGACTTAGAAAGTGTTTAATCTACATCGTTGCCAAATTTGCGCACGTTGTTGAAGGTCGTATTTTTACATTGGTGCTATCCAGGCCACCGATGTAGAAATTACATCTTCTAAGTCGGTCGTCCCTTGGTAAACGATGTAGAATATGTCTGTTTCTACATCGGTGCTGACGTTAGAAACGATGTAGAAATATGGAGTTTCTAAGACAGTGCTGACGTCAGCATCATCTTAGAAACTCCATATTTCTACATCGTTCCTGACGTCAGCACCAATGTTAAATGTTGAATtacctgcaaataaattttaggtaaattaaatcaatattaCGACATTATCAATATTGCTAATAATCAATAAGTATTATTATacaatattaaaatcaatatttataattagaaaactattttatatgttactaataatcaataaatatatttattgattattagtaacatataaaatagttttctaattataaatattgattttaatatgaaaagttgcgtatttataattacaatattatctaagtaataatcaacaaatataaattaacatTCATAAAACTAAGTATATACTTGCTCAATTGAGACAATGAAGTATACCGAAATTAAGAAATGAAGTATACCGAAATGTTTCATGTAGTACTAGCTTGTAGGACAAAGCTATCTTGGAACTAAGTCatgaaattaagaaattaaagttttctaaaataaaaattctctgaatgaaacaaatgagagcaaaaagaatttttctattttctgcaTGAAGCACAACCTGGTCACACCCTCCAAGCAATAAACAATGAGTTTGACTAAATAGGAAGCAGATCGTGGTCCTTGTCTTTAGgcattatcttctaattttcaaagacattaTAAAAGAAGTCAATAACTGGCATATGCAAAGCAGCTCTAGGCGaattaagagagaaaatttaaGTGCACTTACCTGCATATTACCAATCAGCAATCCGAAAAGAACCAATCCAAGGGTTGCAACAACAATGGCGAACATTATTTCTCCAACAAAAGTGCTAGTAAGAAGACCTTGTCCCAAAGAACTACAACCAACATCATCAATCAAATCAGAGAAgtatggtattttttttaataatcaagtATGATATTAGTAAGTATAGTTTTAGATAATCAAAATTGATAaccatttatctttaaaattaattggaaaTTTTGCAGTGCTTGCTtgtaaacattaaaattttgcaGTTTACACCTGCAACTTTTTTCATTTCCAAAATAGTTTacaattaaaactttattaaaagaaattacaaaggaaaaagcttatcaaaatatatattttctaaactccttaaaaaacaatgaaagctAAGCATGCACTAATTGAAGGCCCAGTTGTTAgtgttttcttaagaaaaaattacttttttagaaaaatactaatttacaattacatgcactttttatttttattttttcctctgTTGTATTCTACACTAGTACTCATTGTGTTAAAACTTTGCAAGTTGCAGGTAAAGATTGGGAATTTCTTACAAGATTCTCTGTGTCTCCCTCTCTACCAAAACAAGCTCTGAGGTGTGTATCTTTTTGGTGTTGGCAGCAACTAGGGTGGTTGCAGCATGCTCATTTATATCAGACACGGACAGTGCTGTGTTCGTGCTCCCACTCTTTCTAAAGGCTACTACAGACAACACGTGAGGATGGGTCTTATTAGGAGTTAAAGAGGTAGCTTTTCCCAAAACATacaaaaatcaaacacaaaagTCCAAATATAAATCTATTTAATGGTTGGTTTGATATTTAATATTGTTTAACAATAGAATTCCAAAGCAATAAGAATCTATTTCaacatcattaaataatatttggttGCTCAAAAAAGtagaatgaaataataaaaacatgatcAAACAGAACATGGATGCCAAAACATCATTATACCAAGAGGGGTCACAATAGAGTTGTGCAAAAGCAATCAAACTAGGATCAGATGAGAAGGTACCAACCAATAGCATATGACATTAAATGACCTTATGTGTGAATTATTCAGCAGAATCAAGTTGCaagtgaaaaattgaaatgagaATAGATATAACTAAATGGTTAAaagtatattaatataaaatgatatatgagTAATAAAGTACATGCTTGTTTAGTGTTGTGTTATTCAATAAGAATTATAGAATCTTACcttattctttcattttatttgtttctttaaaagataaatcactcgttaaaataattaaaaaaattatgaatttgcagaataattaaacttaatttaattttatataagttCTTAGATTGTAATTTCAGTGTTATGTTACTGGTGTAcagtaaaaagaaaaggatataTTACCatgtattttattagttttagatagtaataatttactttctaaaaaaacattttttaatttaatctcaaatgattgaatcaaaattaactgctaataaaatctcaattcaaattttgtaaatggaaaaaaaataattaaaaaaatcctattaaaaataatcattcaaattttttaacaaaaattaattatcaataaaattcatGATACTTCGTTCCAATAATTTGTTACATGATAGAATCAAAGAAATGATAAACTAATAGACCAATTCAGCCAAATTAAAACTACCTCACCTGATTGTAATTGAAGTTTACGTCAGTCACAATGTAGGTAGGCGCATACCTGAATAAAAAGATTAGAAATTGAAGTATATAAGCTACTTTTATTAGTCTAATAATTGAGTAAACAAAAAACAGCAGCTTGAATTCATCACATGACATACCCATAGAAAGGAAGAGTGTGATTATGGAATGGCAGAGCAGTTGTCCTCACTGGATAATGATATGGCTGCACATGATTAATGGCTGGTGGTGGACCTGATGCATTGTTAACATTCTTCACTATTCCACCATTGGATCTCCCTGCGGATAGCATCACAATGTTAGACCTTCATGATGTTCATAATCACCAAAAAGGCCTACTCAATTAATCACTCAAGTAGTGtagttgaaaatgatttttcacATAAACTGAAAATGTTACAGTCCATATACATACATTACTCAATTGATTTATAGTAAGAATGATTTAGATATAATGACATGAGGTTTAATTTACAATAAAGAAAACATGTAGTTTCTACTAAAGTAGCTAAAAACGAAGATGAATTAATTTGTGTACCTTGTGGTTGCGGTGGAGGTGGTGAAACATTGGAAGAAGACCTTGGGCGATGAGCACCTAGGAAAGCAAGATTGCAATTCGCTCGACGGCCATTGATAGTGAGAGTTGTTGAATCCTCACAAGCCTTCTTGACAACCTCAGCGTCCTTGAAAGtcaccttttatatatatatttaccacAAAGATTACAGCATTAATTGATTAACATTTATGATTACTATAGCTAGCTAGCTTTCAATATATGAatcatgaattaattaatttaattacttacAAAGCCATAGCCTTTGGATTTGCCAGTGTTTTGCCTCTCTAATTCTGCACCATTCAGTGTAGCTAGTTGGACTTAGATAAAAACAGGGCAACCCAATGGCCTCTACAATAAggataaattattaaacaacGGATCTTACATTAATTTTCAGTTGATGCAACACATCAAACATCTGATAGACGTCAAACACAGAGTAGCAAATTGTCCTGTCCAATACTTTTTTGAGTATATGATCAGCCTAAAAGACAGATCATTAAAATCAGTTTTAAGTCAGGTTGGATCAAACAATATACAATAAGTCTCTAGTCAAAGTAACCTGATtgccaaaaacatattttactccaCAAGGATTCCCAATATGGGGGCAAGTGACAGGTACTCCAATTTGATAAAAAGGGCAGGAGTAGGGATCAAATGTGAGTATTAGTAAATGTTAGTTCATGTTCACAGATAATCTGATGGTTATAGCCTCCACAACTCAAACAAGTTTTCAAACACAAATCTAGTGATGAATATTAGTAAATGTGAGTAAACATGACAATTGACACGAGAATGAGAGAAAATTATACCAATCAACAAATTAGACAGTCCTCTTAGTCTTGATGGTGGCAACAACAGTATTGACATCCTTAGGGACAACATCACCACGGTACATCAAGCAGCAAGCCATGTACTTGCCGTGCCTTGGATCACACTTGGCCATCATGCTGGCGGGCTTGAACACGGCATTGGTGATCTTCGGCACCCACAACTGCTCGTGGTAGAACTTAGCGGCAGAGATAATCGGAGCATAGGATGAAAGCATGAAGTGGATCCTAGGGTACTTGCCACCGTCGACGGCGTTGAAGACGAGGAAGCCTTGTAGGCCGGTGCAGTTGTCGACGAGCTTACGGATGTGATCCAAGCACAGATCTATGATCTCTTTGCCAACTGAAATaggggaaaataaaaattaggttagagaaattgaaattgaaattgaggGAGGGAGGAACGAAATGGTGTAGTGGCCGCTGGCGAAGTTGCTGGCGGCGTCTTCCTTGCTGGAGATGAGTTTTTCGGGGTGGAAGAGTTGACGGTAGGTGCCGCAGTGGACCTCGTCGATGACGGTGAGTTCGAGGTCGACAAAGACAGCACGGGGGACGTGCTTGCCAGATCTAGTTTCACTGAAGGTTTTGAAGGCGTCGTGGGCTACATCGAAGGTGGAGTCAGAAGGCATCATGTCGTCGGGCTCGATGCCATGTTCGAGGCAGTAGAGTTCCCACCTGGATCCACATGACGACCTGGAAAGCCTCCACGAGGACAAGCTCGACAGCGTTGGAAAG comes from the Glycine soja cultivar W05 chromosome 6, ASM419377v2, whole genome shotgun sequence genome and includes:
- the LOC114416303 gene encoding tubulin alpha-3 chain-like — protein: MRRLGFSLAFFEDDYGVYCNCSSLSRTAAKYVSPLSHGVCLSTRKGEYRRAVIFDRCRCCVVKTTFSSSGIKSFSLSHNRTIPYLTHFVSFVSRREGFPTLSSLSSWRLSRSSCGSRWELYCLEHGIEPDDMMPSDSTFDVAHDAFKTFSETRSGKHVPRAVFVDLELTVIDEVHCGTYRQLFHPEKLISSKEDAASNFASGHYTISFLPPSIRKLVDNCTGLQGFLVFNAVDGGKYPRIHFMLSSYAPIISAAKFYHEQLWVPKITNAVFKPASMMAKCDPRHGKYMACCLMYRGDVVPKDVNTVVATIKTKRTV